A genome region from Candidatus Binatia bacterium includes the following:
- a CDS encoding riboflavin synthase, which translates to MFSGIVALVGTVERIWKTAGGMGLAIRSGFDPDPEAGASVAVNGVCLTVERVRDGVFEVTAVPETVARTTVGALAAGSRVNLERALRVGDELGGHWVQGHVDAVATVVSVEREKDGVRVGIETPEPLRRLVAMKGSIAVDGVSLTVAGRNDARFEVALIPYTLEHTIASGYAKGTRVNLEADLIARYLERLLAAEAVSR; encoded by the coding sequence ATGTTTAGCGGCATCGTGGCCCTCGTCGGAACCGTGGAGCGGATCTGGAAGACGGCCGGAGGGATGGGGCTCGCGATCCGATCGGGGTTCGACCCCGACCCCGAGGCCGGGGCCAGCGTCGCCGTGAACGGCGTCTGCCTCACGGTGGAGCGCGTGCGGGACGGCGTGTTCGAGGTGACGGCCGTTCCCGAGACCGTCGCGCGCACCACGGTGGGAGCGCTCGCGGCCGGCTCCCGCGTCAATCTGGAGCGCGCGCTCCGGGTGGGGGACGAGCTGGGCGGCCACTGGGTGCAGGGGCACGTGGATGCCGTCGCGACCGTGGTCTCCGTGGAGCGCGAGAAGGACGGCGTGCGCGTGGGGATCGAGACGCCCGAACCGCTTCGGCGCCTCGTCGCGATGAAGGGCTCCATCGCGGTGGACGGCGTGAGCCTCACCGTCGCGGGACGGAACGACGCCCGCTTCGAGGTGGCGCTCATCCCCTACACGCTGGAGCACACGATCGCCTCGGGCTACGCGAAGGGAACGCGGGTGAACCTGGAAGCCGATCTGATCGCCCGCTACCTGGAGCGCCTGCTCGCGGCCGAGGCGGTGTCCCGATGA
- the ribD gene encoding bifunctional diaminohydroxyphosphoribosylaminopyrimidine deaminase/5-amino-6-(5-phosphoribosylamino)uracil reductase RibD, with product MAEAIRWARRGIGTTHPNPRVGAVVLRGGSVVARGWHERAGEAHAETRALLEAGPDAAGATLVVTLEPCAHVGRTPPCVDAIREAKIHRVVVGMLDPNPLVDGKGVEALRRAGIDVALGLRAEECRALNPPYLKWRATGLPWVTLKSMVSLDGRVAAASGESRGLGGPEEQRLVHRLRAESDAVLIGSGTALRDDPLLTVRLGRGRAGAQPWRVVLDSTLRTPLDSRLVRTAAAAPLVIATCSPDAARAREYETRGATVWRFDPDARGRVPAGAVLRRLADEGRYAVLVEGGPTVHTTLLREGLADEVAVGIAPVLLGGASAPTWTADLGRERLEEAIAVGRLAVRRLGRDVWLSGPIEPRAAWGADASREEDGHV from the coding sequence ATGGCGGAGGCCATCCGCTGGGCACGCCGGGGCATCGGCACCACCCACCCCAATCCGCGCGTGGGCGCGGTCGTGCTCCGCGGCGGCTCCGTCGTCGCGCGCGGGTGGCACGAGCGCGCCGGCGAGGCGCACGCCGAGACGCGGGCCCTCCTCGAGGCGGGACCGGACGCCGCCGGCGCCACCCTGGTGGTCACCCTGGAGCCCTGCGCGCACGTGGGTCGAACGCCGCCCTGCGTGGACGCGATCCGCGAGGCGAAGATCCATCGCGTGGTGGTCGGGATGCTCGACCCGAACCCGCTCGTGGACGGGAAGGGGGTCGAGGCGCTCCGCCGCGCGGGCATCGACGTGGCGCTCGGCCTTCGCGCGGAGGAATGCCGCGCGCTCAACCCGCCCTACCTCAAGTGGCGCGCCACGGGGCTTCCCTGGGTCACCCTCAAGTCGATGGTCTCCCTGGACGGAAGGGTCGCCGCCGCCAGCGGCGAGTCCCGCGGGCTGGGCGGTCCCGAAGAGCAGCGCCTGGTGCACCGGCTGCGCGCCGAGAGCGACGCGGTGCTGATCGGCTCCGGCACGGCGCTGCGGGACGACCCGCTCCTCACGGTTCGGCTCGGCCGCGGGCGCGCGGGGGCGCAGCCCTGGCGCGTGGTGCTCGACTCGACGCTTCGCACGCCGCTCGATTCGCGGCTGGTCCGTACGGCGGCCGCGGCGCCGCTCGTGATCGCCACCTGCTCGCCCGACGCCGCGCGCGCGCGGGAGTACGAGACCCGCGGTGCCACGGTGTGGCGCTTCGACCCCGATGCGCGGGGCCGCGTGCCCGCGGGCGCGGTGCTGCGCCGCCTGGCCGACGAAGGGCGCTACGCCGTGCTCGTCGAGGGGGGGCCCACGGTGCACACCACGCTGCTGCGCGAGGGCCTTGCCGACGAGGTGGCGGTGGGGATCGCGCCGGTGCTGCTGGGCGGCGCCTCGGCGCCGACCTGGACCGCCGATCTCGGCCGGGAACGCCTCGAGGAGGCGATCGCGGTGGGCAGGCTCGCGGTGCGGCGCCTGGGGCGGGACGTCTGGCTCTCGGGTCCGATCGAGCCGCGGGCCGCATGGGGCGCGGACGCGTCGCGCGAGGAGGACGGTCATGTTTAG
- a CDS encoding tetratricopeptide repeat protein, translating into MAERAVLWAVALALLAAGCSGARGPSVHPGAASSSDPAALIAEADTAIAAADAATARRALDRALALAPESAPVHLARGRFFTAIRRYRDAKAELDRAAALDPRSPEPFYLLGVAYLADGQKEPARSSFARALELDPGHARAREALAGLLEGSYVAAGIPGDYTKLGGHSTVSRGELGVILAVELGADPDRAAWRSDEVQRLNWPELDQAWGARWLRASVVRHWIEAFPDGSLHLDDPMTRGQLALILARLGTEAGRGKGSRGGAPDTVFADMGARHYLARAAAEAVRLGLPLREGKFEPLAAATGDEALRSVRGLARLLGAVPVVRAEPGTG; encoded by the coding sequence GTGGCTGAGCGCGCGGTGCTCTGGGCCGTGGCGCTGGCCCTTCTCGCGGCCGGCTGCTCCGGCGCGCGCGGGCCCTCGGTCCATCCCGGCGCGGCGTCCTCGTCCGACCCCGCCGCCCTGATCGCCGAGGCCGACACCGCGATCGCGGCCGCGGACGCGGCGACCGCGCGGCGCGCGCTCGACCGCGCGCTCGCGCTGGCGCCCGAGAGCGCGCCGGTCCACCTGGCCCGGGGGAGGTTCTTCACCGCGATCCGCCGCTACCGGGACGCCAAGGCGGAGCTGGACCGCGCGGCCGCGCTCGATCCCCGAAGCCCGGAGCCTTTCTACCTGCTCGGCGTCGCCTACTTGGCGGACGGGCAGAAGGAGCCCGCGCGCTCTTCCTTCGCGCGGGCGCTCGAGCTGGATCCGGGGCATGCCCGCGCGCGCGAGGCGCTCGCCGGACTGCTCGAGGGAAGCTACGTGGCGGCGGGCATCCCCGGCGACTACACCAAGCTGGGCGGCCACTCCACGGTTTCGCGCGGCGAGCTGGGCGTGATCCTGGCCGTCGAGCTCGGTGCCGACCCCGATCGCGCCGCCTGGCGGTCCGACGAAGTCCAGCGGCTCAACTGGCCGGAGCTGGATCAGGCCTGGGGCGCGCGATGGCTCCGCGCCTCCGTGGTGCGGCACTGGATCGAGGCGTTCCCGGACGGCTCGCTCCATCTGGACGATCCGATGACCCGCGGACAGCTCGCGCTGATCCTCGCGCGGCTGGGAACCGAGGCCGGCCGGGGAAAGGGATCGCGGGGAGGCGCCCCGGACACGGTGTTCGCCGACATGGGCGCGCGGCACTACCTGGCGCGAGCCGCGGCGGAGGCCGTTCGGCTCGGACTTCCGCTCCGGGAAGGGAAGTTCGAGCCGCTCGCCGCGGCCACGGGGGACGAGGCGCTCCGGTCGGTTCGCGGGCTCGCGCGTCTCCTGGGGGCCGTGCCGGTCGTGCGGGCGGAGCCGGGCACCGGCTGA
- the radC gene encoding DNA repair protein RadC, with protein MEPERRLELHEIDPADRPRERLLELGAGVLTDAELIAVLLGTGSAGTPALAAAARVTGAVNVRRLHQAAPEDLLTIRGVGRARAAQLLAAAELGRRLWPDGDTTPLVRGPESVYELTRDIRAMNREHFVGFYLNSRNQVLRREIISIGSLNASIVHPREVFLPAVAMSAASVVLAHNHPSGDPTPSEEDLAITRRLLEAGRILGIDLLDHVVVARESYASFKERRLLRG; from the coding sequence TTGGAGCCGGAGCGACGTCTGGAACTTCACGAGATCGACCCCGCGGACCGTCCGCGCGAGCGCTTGCTCGAGCTGGGCGCCGGCGTCCTCACCGACGCCGAGCTGATCGCGGTCCTTTTGGGAACGGGGAGCGCCGGCACGCCGGCGCTCGCGGCGGCGGCCCGGGTCACCGGTGCGGTCAACGTGCGGCGGCTCCATCAGGCCGCGCCCGAGGATCTGCTCACGATCCGGGGCGTGGGACGGGCCCGGGCGGCGCAGCTCCTCGCGGCGGCCGAATTGGGCCGCAGGCTCTGGCCCGACGGGGACACGACGCCCCTCGTGCGCGGCCCCGAGAGCGTCTACGAGCTGACGCGTGACATTCGCGCGATGAACCGGGAGCACTTCGTGGGCTTCTACCTGAACTCCCGAAACCAGGTCCTCCGGCGCGAGATCATCTCGATCGGGAGCCTGAACGCGAGCATCGTCCACCCGCGCGAGGTCTTCCTGCCGGCCGTGGCGATGTCCGCGGCGAGCGTGGTGCTCGCGCACAACCACCCCTCGGGGGATCCGACCCCCAGCGAGGAGGACCTGGCCATCACGCGGCGGCTCCTGGAAGCGGGGCGGATCCTGGGCATCGACCTGCTCGACCACGTCGTCGTCGCGCGGGAGAGCTACGCCAGCTTCAAGGAGCGGAGGCTCCTGCGTGGCTGA
- a CDS encoding peptidyl-prolyl cis-trans isomerase yields the protein MNIRSIPSRFARLRPTLLAVPVLAVAVAALSAPVASPRAPAARPSPRPGVDLLGVVDGVPLLQSEWDRLAAPYFQEVEAKAGRKLTDDEKRQLRKNLLDELIRERLWLADAHRRGMRVNEDVVDARMKANAFFKVNGKVDEAKFLAFKRSPTSNYALLRDQVAMGILLEDYSRWMERRFGPREPEVRKAYQDLASQATVRYFVLGPEAVSLEPEAEARQIRAYYDAHQQEFETPDSAWIQYVRVPIEAASGDSAKDAAVTSAQKAASDLVGAMQSGAPVETAAKVYGGLHDTGWFRLSDPIRGLGRSEVIQDAIRAAAPGTWIKTPIRAGAHYVVIRLVDRRAARIQSFREVAGQAKRRADAQVREGLADSLGREELRLHPQTYAVPRLTATVIARSSAEIDTGAAPTAKEIEKLLEKRRKAAKIKKSNRAWLDSLAAALPAEVRKQRRDEAIQRVFRGTMAGLRSGAPGPRVANETGGVAQAVDLYRGQPIEEPILLEGSFLDSLYTMRPGAIVGPRAAHDSLFVVRVDRIDPGFVPPYEAVRQAASSNAEMVKRWALEKEAESYYEAHKEDFKTKPEWVFDYVYFKRAHPDSVPVPDSAITAYYHERPLEFTTPATAKPRIILFQYRPSDGPEAREKALQRANAAHDRIAKGEDFAAVAKEVSDDRESGEQGGLIGDVTKSRLMKELADVIFTIPVGQLSDVIEARNAFHLIKVDERTGDTLRPLSDARAEIQTVLGQPVADSLAFLAAKNFIDSLEAGASFDSLAAARGGAVRSGPTQAGEALPGIGPFETVATAIGGIADGATTPEPVQVGEGYLVARRVREVEPAPAPFTEVKERAIAEYQMAQRRALADSVDQKLREAVGRGENVEALFDGMGGMRMSRPFARSGPIPDFKDRDPRVASDSVLLERIFASRPGKVLPPVKSSMGTIYMIVESVTVPPPVDFARHRDEVWRDIVDRRIEAWTARLRSRAQVVLYRKDLKSLLAAG from the coding sequence GTGAACATCCGCTCCATTCCTTCCCGATTCGCGCGCCTCCGTCCGACGCTGCTCGCGGTACCGGTGCTTGCCGTCGCGGTCGCCGCCCTTTCGGCGCCCGTGGCATCTCCGCGCGCTCCCGCCGCCAGACCGTCCCCCCGGCCGGGCGTCGACCTCCTCGGCGTCGTGGACGGCGTTCCCCTCCTTCAGAGCGAGTGGGATCGCCTCGCCGCGCCCTATTTCCAGGAGGTCGAGGCCAAGGCCGGGCGGAAGCTGACCGACGACGAGAAGCGCCAGCTCCGGAAGAACCTCCTCGACGAGCTGATCCGCGAGCGGCTGTGGCTGGCCGACGCCCATCGCCGCGGCATGAGGGTGAACGAGGACGTCGTGGACGCGCGCATGAAGGCGAACGCCTTCTTCAAGGTGAACGGGAAGGTGGACGAGGCGAAGTTCCTCGCCTTCAAGCGCTCGCCGACGTCGAATTACGCGCTGCTGCGCGATCAGGTCGCGATGGGGATCCTCCTCGAGGATTACTCGCGGTGGATGGAGCGGCGGTTCGGACCCCGCGAGCCCGAAGTGCGAAAGGCCTACCAGGATCTGGCGAGCCAGGCCACGGTGCGCTACTTCGTGCTGGGTCCGGAGGCCGTGTCGCTGGAGCCCGAGGCCGAAGCCAGGCAGATCCGCGCCTACTACGACGCGCACCAGCAGGAGTTCGAGACCCCCGATTCCGCCTGGATCCAGTACGTGCGGGTTCCGATCGAGGCGGCCTCCGGCGATTCGGCGAAGGATGCCGCCGTCACGAGTGCCCAGAAGGCCGCGAGCGATCTCGTCGGAGCGATGCAGTCCGGGGCGCCCGTCGAGACGGCGGCCAAGGTCTACGGCGGACTCCATGACACGGGCTGGTTCCGCCTCTCCGATCCGATTCGGGGGCTCGGGCGCTCCGAGGTGATCCAGGACGCCATCCGCGCCGCCGCTCCCGGCACCTGGATCAAGACGCCGATCCGGGCCGGGGCCCACTACGTCGTGATCCGCCTGGTGGACCGGCGCGCCGCGCGCATCCAGAGCTTCCGCGAGGTGGCCGGACAGGCGAAGCGGCGCGCCGACGCGCAAGTCCGCGAGGGGCTGGCCGATTCGCTTGGCCGGGAGGAGCTCCGCCTGCATCCGCAGACGTACGCCGTGCCCCGCCTGACCGCCACCGTGATCGCGCGCTCGTCGGCCGAGATCGACACGGGCGCCGCTCCCACGGCCAAGGAGATCGAGAAGCTCCTCGAGAAGCGGCGGAAGGCGGCCAAGATCAAGAAGTCCAACCGGGCGTGGCTCGATTCGCTGGCCGCGGCCCTGCCGGCCGAGGTGCGAAAGCAGCGGCGCGACGAGGCGATCCAGCGCGTCTTCCGCGGGACGATGGCGGGGCTCCGTAGCGGCGCCCCCGGCCCGCGCGTTGCGAACGAGACGGGCGGCGTCGCGCAGGCGGTGGATCTCTACCGCGGCCAGCCGATCGAAGAGCCGATCCTCCTCGAGGGCTCGTTCCTCGATTCCCTCTATACGATGCGGCCCGGCGCGATCGTCGGCCCGCGGGCGGCGCACGATTCGCTGTTCGTGGTGCGCGTGGACCGGATCGATCCCGGGTTCGTGCCGCCCTACGAGGCCGTGCGCCAAGCGGCGAGCTCGAACGCCGAGATGGTCAAGCGGTGGGCGCTGGAGAAGGAGGCCGAGAGCTACTACGAAGCCCACAAAGAGGACTTCAAGACGAAGCCGGAGTGGGTTTTCGACTACGTCTATTTCAAGCGGGCGCACCCCGACAGCGTGCCGGTCCCCGACAGCGCGATCACGGCCTACTACCACGAGCGTCCGCTCGAGTTCACCACGCCGGCCACGGCGAAGCCCCGGATCATCCTCTTCCAGTACCGGCCGTCCGACGGTCCCGAGGCGCGCGAGAAAGCGCTCCAGCGGGCAAACGCGGCGCACGACCGGATCGCAAAGGGGGAGGACTTCGCCGCGGTGGCGAAGGAGGTCTCGGATGACCGCGAGAGCGGCGAGCAGGGCGGCCTCATCGGCGACGTGACCAAGAGCCGCCTCATGAAGGAGCTGGCCGACGTCATCTTCACGATCCCGGTCGGCCAGCTGAGCGACGTGATCGAGGCGCGCAACGCGTTCCACCTGATCAAGGTGGACGAGCGCACCGGGGACACGCTCCGGCCGCTGTCCGACGCTCGCGCCGAGATCCAGACCGTGCTGGGACAGCCCGTGGCCGATTCGCTCGCCTTCCTCGCGGCGAAGAATTTCATCGACTCCCTCGAAGCCGGGGCCTCGTTCGATTCGCTGGCCGCCGCGCGCGGTGGTGCTGTGCGCAGCGGCCCGACCCAGGCCGGCGAGGCGCTGCCCGGGATCGGTCCCTTCGAGACCGTGGCCACGGCGATCGGCGGGATCGCCGACGGCGCCACGACGCCCGAGCCGGTCCAGGTGGGCGAGGGATACCTGGTCGCGCGCCGCGTCCGGGAGGTCGAGCCGGCCCCCGCGCCGTTCACGGAGGTCAAGGAGCGCGCGATCGCCGAGTACCAGATGGCGCAGCGACGCGCCCTGGCCGACTCGGTCGACCAGAAGCTCCGCGAAGCGGTCGGGCGCGGCGAGAACGTCGAGGCGCTCTTCGACGGCATGGGCGGGATGCGGATGAGCCGGCCCTTCGCGCGCTCCGGCCCCATTCCCGACTTCAAGGATCGCGACCCCCGCGTGGCGAGCGACTCGGTCCTGCTCGAGCGGATCTTCGCGAGCCGCCCCGGCAAGGTGCTTCCCCCCGTGAAGAGCTCGATGGGGACGATCTACATGATCGTGGAGAGCGTCACGGTGCCGCCCCCGGTGGACTTCGCGCGCCACCGCGACGAGGTCTGGCGCGACATCGTGGATCGGCGCATCGAGGCCTGGACGGCGCGGCTCCGCTCCCGCGCCCAGGTTGTTCTGTACCGGAAAGATCTGAAGTCCCTTCTCGCCGCCGGCTGA